In one Arenibacter antarcticus genomic region, the following are encoded:
- a CDS encoding T9SS type A sorting domain-containing protein: MKLFYTLLFVVFSLALNAQELAQLSDNKELAMTNFKLYPNPTFDGAVHITTKDNAIKNIVVYDIFGGIVLQDKISSTLLNVSKLTPGIYALQVTENQKVMTRKLVIK, translated from the coding sequence ATGAAACTATTTTACACCTTACTGTTCGTTGTATTTTCCTTGGCCCTAAACGCTCAAGAATTAGCCCAACTCTCCGACAATAAAGAGTTGGCCATGACAAACTTTAAGTTATACCCCAACCCCACCTTTGATGGCGCAGTACACATAACAACAAAAGACAATGCAATAAAAAATATTGTTGTTTACGATATTTTTGGAGGGATTGTGCTTCAGGATAAGATAAGCAGCACCTTGTTAAATGTCTCAAAACTAACTCCGGGAATTTATGCGCTTCAAGTTACCGAAAACCAAAAAGTAATGACTAGAAAATTGGTGATCAAATAA
- a CDS encoding T9SS type A sorting domain-containing protein produces the protein MKQLYLIVTFLFLSFSYGQDSKGNSGDIDGFKLYPNPATDGRVYISTTLNAPKKVLIFDIFGSLVLQTTIIGKELNLENLDSGVYMLRVTEHNKVVARKLVIK, from the coding sequence ATGAAGCAACTCTACTTAATTGTCACATTCTTATTCCTTTCGTTTTCCTATGGACAAGATTCCAAAGGGAACAGTGGGGATATAGATGGCTTCAAATTATATCCCAACCCTGCTACCGATGGAAGGGTATATATTAGCACAACCCTAAACGCCCCCAAAAAGGTACTTATATTTGATATATTTGGCTCCTTGGTTCTACAAACTACCATTATTGGAAAAGAATTGAATTTAGAAAATCTAGATTCGGGCGTGTATATGCTAAGGGTCACTGAACATAACAAAGTAGTCGCCAGAAAACTGGTAATCAAATAG
- a CDS encoding TonB-dependent receptor: MKYQLRLSIFIFFLFQLLYPQGGEVIGSLIDADFQDPVPFANIIVKGTSVGTTTDYDGNYKLELEEGTYSLAFSFIGYKTVEVTDIVVSQKESIKLDVTMETSAEGLEEVVVSVSIKKNTEKSVLGIQKRAVNLLDGLSAETFKKMGANDVASAIKSVPGVSVQGGKYVYVRGLGDRYTKSILNGVDIPGLDPDRNTIQLDIFPTNIIDNILVLKSASADLPSDFTGGIVNIMTKDYPNKKEHSFSLSGSYNPEMHFNENYLDYKGSSTDFLGFDNGTRSVPINRNQYIPNTFEYSPLLTAITKKFNPTLSAMREKSGMDYSLGFTTGNQYQVGEGVNRIGFFGSISYKNKTTFYEGAENNFYRKNADTSIYELETDRTQKGDLGKHNILLSGLFGTSFKTERSNYKLNMLHIQNGESTAGYFQQSLNFSDYINFSKDNLEYTQRAISNLQLTGTHNSTDASWTTDWTLSPTLSRIQDKDIRTTSFRVEDGVYSIPQNNQPKRIWRDLEEVNAVAKLDLTKKYQFFNKDAKLKFGAYGAYKDRDFGILNFELENNAQTTKFNGIADHILLDENLWTVNTNSGTYIDPDISISEPANTYQAKQENIAGYISNEFKVGQKLRTILGLRVEKFVSRYTGEDNKDINDPQKVIYNNEPIIDKLDFFPTANLIYELNENINLRGSYSRTTARPSFKEASIAKIFDPLSNNTFIGNIELEPTYINNFDFRMEWFGESAEMIALSSFYKRFTDPIELTYFKSSSDNFTPKNLGDAEVIGLEFELRKNLGFIAPMLTNFSLNLNTSLIKSTQVYGESERNLRELGLREGESLGNNRELQGQSPFLINTGLNYEGIHNGVHIGLNYNVQGKTLQVVGNGFVPDVYSMPFNHLNFNFAKNFGINKEQTISFKIENLLDKAIVSEYESYRAENKTFSKRNPGRAFSLGYSIKF; the protein is encoded by the coding sequence ATGAAATATCAACTTAGACTCTCCATTTTTATATTCTTCCTATTTCAGCTCCTATATCCCCAAGGCGGGGAGGTAATTGGCTCCCTAATAGATGCCGACTTTCAGGATCCCGTCCCATTTGCCAACATCATTGTTAAGGGAACATCAGTAGGGACTACCACAGATTACGATGGAAATTATAAGCTTGAGTTGGAAGAAGGCACCTACTCCCTCGCGTTTTCCTTCATCGGCTATAAAACAGTAGAAGTTACAGACATTGTGGTTTCCCAGAAAGAGTCTATTAAGTTAGACGTCACCATGGAAACTTCTGCCGAGGGGCTGGAAGAGGTTGTGGTATCGGTAAGTATTAAAAAAAACACCGAAAAGTCAGTTTTGGGCATTCAAAAAAGGGCGGTGAACCTGTTGGACGGACTCTCTGCGGAGACCTTCAAAAAAATGGGGGCCAACGATGTGGCAAGTGCCATTAAAAGCGTCCCGGGAGTATCTGTACAAGGCGGGAAATATGTATATGTTAGGGGACTCGGGGATCGGTATACCAAATCTATTTTGAACGGGGTAGATATACCTGGTCTTGATCCGGACAGAAATACCATCCAATTGGATATTTTTCCCACCAATATCATAGACAATATCCTGGTACTTAAATCGGCCTCCGCAGATCTACCCTCAGATTTCACGGGAGGAATCGTCAATATTATGACCAAGGACTATCCCAATAAAAAAGAACACAGCTTCTCTTTAAGCGGCAGTTATAATCCTGAAATGCACTTTAATGAGAATTATTTGGATTACAAAGGAAGCTCCACTGATTTTCTGGGGTTTGATAATGGAACCCGAAGCGTTCCTATTAATCGCAATCAATATATCCCCAACACTTTTGAATACAGTCCTTTATTAACAGCCATCACCAAAAAGTTTAATCCAACACTGTCTGCAATGAGGGAAAAAAGCGGAATGGATTACAGTTTGGGTTTTACCACTGGAAATCAATATCAGGTAGGAGAGGGCGTAAATAGAATCGGATTTTTTGGCTCCATTTCCTATAAAAATAAAACCACTTTCTACGAGGGTGCGGAAAATAATTTTTATAGAAAAAATGCAGACACCTCCATATACGAGTTGGAAACGGATAGGACCCAAAAAGGAGATTTGGGCAAGCACAATATATTACTGAGTGGACTTTTTGGCACTTCTTTTAAAACAGAAAGATCTAACTACAAGCTTAATATGCTTCATATACAAAATGGGGAGTCTACTGCTGGATATTTCCAACAAAGTTTGAATTTTTCAGATTATATAAATTTCTCAAAAGACAACTTGGAATATACACAGCGCGCTATATCCAACCTACAACTAACAGGCACACATAATAGCACGGACGCCAGTTGGACAACGGATTGGACGCTAAGCCCCACTCTTTCCAGAATTCAGGACAAGGATATTAGAACAACCTCTTTTCGGGTAGAGGATGGTGTGTATAGCATCCCACAAAACAATCAGCCCAAACGGATATGGAGAGATTTAGAAGAGGTGAATGCGGTAGCGAAATTGGACCTCACTAAGAAATACCAGTTTTTCAACAAAGATGCCAAGTTAAAATTTGGAGCATATGGTGCCTATAAAGATCGAGATTTCGGCATATTAAACTTTGAATTGGAAAACAATGCCCAAACCACCAAATTTAACGGCATAGCAGATCATATTTTATTGGATGAAAACCTATGGACCGTCAATACTAATTCTGGCACCTATATAGATCCAGACATCTCCATTTCCGAGCCTGCTAATACTTACCAAGCCAAGCAGGAGAATATTGCCGGTTATATATCCAATGAGTTTAAGGTAGGTCAAAAACTACGGACCATCCTAGGGCTTAGGGTAGAGAAATTTGTATCGAGATACACTGGAGAAGACAACAAGGACATTAACGATCCACAAAAAGTAATTTACAACAACGAACCAATCATAGATAAATTAGATTTTTTTCCAACCGCCAATTTAATCTATGAATTAAACGAAAATATCAATCTAAGGGGCTCCTATTCCCGGACCACCGCAAGACCATCCTTTAAGGAGGCATCCATTGCCAAGATATTTGATCCCTTGTCCAACAATACCTTTATCGGGAATATTGAGTTAGAACCCACCTATATCAATAATTTTGATTTTAGGATGGAATGGTTTGGGGAAAGTGCCGAAATGATCGCATTGAGTAGTTTTTACAAAAGATTTACAGACCCAATAGAACTCACTTATTTTAAATCTTCCTCCGATAATTTTACGCCCAAAAACCTAGGCGATGCGGAGGTGATAGGGCTGGAATTTGAATTGCGAAAAAACTTAGGTTTTATAGCCCCGATGCTAACCAACTTCAGTCTTAACCTCAATACCTCTTTAATAAAATCGACCCAAGTATATGGAGAAAGTGAACGCAATCTTAGAGAATTGGGATTAAGGGAGGGAGAAAGTCTGGGGAATAACAGGGAACTTCAGGGGCAATCGCCATTCTTAATCAACACCGGATTAAATTATGAGGGAATCCATAATGGCGTACATATAGGCCTTAATTACAATGTACAAGGAAAAACGCTTCAAGTGGTGGGCAACGGTTTTGTCCCGGACGTGTACTCTATGCCCTTTAACCATTTAAATTTCAATTTCGCTAAAAATTTTGGGATCAATAAGGAGCAAACTATAAGTTTTAAGATAGAAAACTTGTTGGATAAGGCAATCGTAAGCGAATATGAGTCCTATAGGGCGGAAAACAAAACCTTCTCAAAAAGAAATCCAGGTAGGGCTTTTTCTTTGGGATATAGCATAAAATTCTAA
- a CDS encoding response regulator transcription factor has protein sequence MKKKDIKILLVDDEPDILEIVSYNLSAEGYDVFTAKNGVEGVAKAKKKKPHLIILDVMMPEMDGIEACEILRKTAGLENTIITFLTARGEDYSQMAGFDAGADDYITKPIRPKVLVSKVKALLRRLKNDGIEEADIVNVGDITINREEYKIINLGEEIILPRKEFELLALLTSKPNKVFKRDVILDRVWGNEVVVGGRTIDVHIRKLREKLGDDHFKTVKGVGYKFVL, from the coding sequence ATGAAAAAGAAAGATATTAAAATACTCCTAGTGGATGATGAGCCCGACATTCTAGAAATTGTGAGTTATAATTTATCTGCTGAGGGATATGATGTCTTTACTGCAAAAAATGGCGTTGAGGGCGTCGCCAAGGCAAAGAAAAAAAAGCCGCATTTAATCATTTTAGATGTAATGATGCCAGAAATGGACGGGATCGAAGCCTGCGAAATTCTTCGTAAAACTGCCGGTTTGGAAAATACTATAATTACCTTTCTTACCGCCAGAGGAGAAGACTATTCCCAGATGGCCGGGTTTGATGCCGGAGCGGACGATTATATCACCAAACCCATAAGACCCAAGGTTTTGGTGAGCAAGGTAAAAGCTTTGCTGAGAAGACTAAAGAATGATGGGATTGAGGAAGCGGACATCGTTAATGTAGGTGATATCACTATCAATAGAGAGGAATATAAAATTATTAATCTAGGGGAAGAGATAATTCTACCCAGAAAAGAATTTGAGCTATTGGCGCTTTTGACTTCCAAGCCCAATAAGGTTTTTAAGAGGGACGTGATATTGGATAGGGTTTGGGGAAACGAAGTGGTTGTTGGAGGTAGGACTATAGATGTTCATATTCGGAAATTACGTGAAAAACTTGGAGACGATCATTTTAAAACCGTAAAGGGAGTAGGGTATAAGTTTGTATTGTAA
- a CDS encoding cell wall metabolism sensor histidine kinase WalK: protein MATIIKKSYRFALRSGLLISVVLSLLLWVIQLLTGKEDWWQLVGFTIAASVISFVILQVRVEKFIYRRIEKIYKDVTLLQSTSLASRTVTTDMRTLTNEIEKFAKDKKIEIDTLKIREEYRKDFLGNVSHELKTPLFTVQGYILTLLDGAMDDKELRKRYLQRANKGVERLIYIVQDLDLITKLEVEGQKMNLEDFDILELVRNVFELLEMKAEKKDIILTFDMEYKKPIFVRADKEKIQQVITNLLVNSIKYGQRNGTTEVSVENLIKNKVIVRVTDNGEGISKQHFGRIFERFYRVDKSGSRTEGGSGLGLAIVKHIIEAHDEKIYVESVHDIGSEFSFTLEKSIIKKA from the coding sequence ATGGCGACCATCATAAAAAAATCATATCGATTTGCACTGCGTTCTGGATTACTGATTTCGGTAGTATTATCCCTGTTACTTTGGGTAATACAGCTCCTTACGGGAAAAGAGGATTGGTGGCAATTAGTTGGATTTACAATTGCCGCTAGTGTCATTTCTTTTGTTATTCTTCAAGTTAGGGTAGAGAAATTTATTTATAGAAGGATAGAAAAAATATATAAGGATGTTACCCTCCTTCAATCCACTTCCCTGGCTTCTAGGACCGTGACTACTGATATGCGGACGTTGACTAACGAAATAGAAAAATTTGCAAAGGACAAGAAAATCGAAATCGACACCCTGAAAATAAGGGAAGAGTACAGGAAAGACTTTTTGGGCAACGTTTCTCACGAATTAAAAACCCCACTCTTTACGGTGCAGGGATATATCCTAACGCTGCTAGACGGCGCTATGGATGACAAGGAGTTGCGAAAAAGATATTTACAACGTGCCAATAAAGGGGTAGAGCGGCTTATTTATATTGTCCAAGATTTGGATTTGATCACGAAATTGGAGGTAGAAGGCCAAAAAATGAATCTCGAGGATTTTGATATTTTGGAATTAGTACGAAATGTTTTTGAACTTTTGGAAATGAAAGCCGAGAAAAAAGACATAATCCTGACGTTCGATATGGAATACAAGAAGCCGATCTTTGTTAGGGCAGACAAAGAAAAGATACAACAGGTAATTACCAACCTTTTAGTGAATTCCATAAAATACGGACAAAGGAATGGTACCACGGAGGTAAGTGTGGAGAACTTGATAAAAAATAAGGTTATTGTAAGGGTAACCGATAACGGGGAGGGGATTTCTAAACAACATTTTGGAAGGATATTTGAACGCTTTTATAGAGTAGATAAAAGCGGTAGCCGTACAGAAGGTGGTTCTGGGCTTGGTTTAGCAATAGTAAAACACATTATTGAGGCCCATGACGAAAAGATTTATGTGGAGAGTGTTCATGATATTGGCTCGGAATTTTCATTTACCTTAGAAAAATCCATTATTAAGAAGGCGTAA
- the trmB gene encoding tRNA (guanosine(46)-N7)-methyltransferase TrmB produces the protein MGSKNKLKRFKENETFGNVIQPTREEIVNEGFPHKGKWNKFFGNDNPIVLELGCGKGEYTIGMAQQNGNKNFIGIDIKGARFWRGAKTAIDEGIKNTAFIRTQIELIDELFDENEVSEIWITFPDPQIKYKRTKHRLTNALFLEKYKTILKEEGTVNLKTDSEFMHGYTLGLLHGSGLEVIYANHDVYKNEGSPKEVLEIQTFYEKQYLEKGKPITYIKFRVY, from the coding sequence GTGGGAAGCAAGAACAAACTTAAAAGATTTAAGGAGAACGAGACCTTTGGAAACGTAATACAACCTACCAGGGAGGAAATTGTAAACGAAGGGTTCCCACATAAAGGAAAATGGAATAAATTTTTCGGGAATGACAATCCTATAGTCCTGGAGCTTGGCTGTGGAAAGGGTGAATACACCATCGGTATGGCCCAGCAAAATGGGAATAAAAACTTTATTGGGATCGATATTAAGGGAGCTCGATTTTGGCGTGGTGCTAAAACTGCTATAGACGAAGGCATTAAGAATACCGCATTTATTAGAACGCAGATAGAATTAATTGATGAGCTGTTTGATGAAAATGAGGTTTCCGAAATTTGGATTACCTTTCCAGATCCGCAGATCAAATACAAACGAACTAAACACAGGCTTACCAATGCCCTGTTTCTAGAAAAATATAAAACGATACTAAAAGAAGAAGGTACCGTAAACCTAAAGACCGATAGTGAGTTTATGCATGGCTATACTTTAGGACTCTTACATGGAAGCGGTTTGGAAGTTATCTATGCCAATCACGATGTGTACAAGAACGAAGGAAGTCCTAAGGAAGTATTGGAAATTCAGACATTCTATGAAAAGCAGTATCTTGAAAAAGGAAAGCCCATTACATATATCAAGTTTAGAGTATATTAG
- a CDS encoding LysE family transporter, protein MEHIIVLFFATFSAAFMATVPPGLLNMNAAKISVEKGKTNGIIFSLGVACMIMVQAYISVLISKYLFNNPGVIDLLLKIALVIFAFFAIYFFLKAAKINGEAPLEIVKVSKRNSFFKGVLLAAVNLLAIPYYSGLNAMWNASGWIKFQFKDIATFILAAGCGTFTVLYLYTIYFTKLEIKSGRFSKNSNYILSVLMMLLLVITLIRILYT, encoded by the coding sequence ATGGAGCATATTATAGTTCTTTTTTTTGCCACCTTCTCTGCAGCCTTTATGGCTACGGTACCTCCTGGATTGTTAAATATGAACGCTGCCAAGATCAGCGTAGAAAAAGGGAAGACTAACGGAATAATTTTTAGTTTGGGGGTGGCATGCATGATCATGGTCCAAGCCTATATTTCCGTATTAATCTCTAAATACTTATTTAATAATCCCGGGGTAATAGATCTGTTGTTAAAGATAGCGCTGGTCATCTTTGCCTTTTTTGCAATATATTTTTTTTTAAAAGCCGCAAAAATCAATGGGGAGGCCCCTCTAGAGATTGTTAAGGTAAGCAAGAGGAACAGTTTTTTTAAAGGGGTGTTATTAGCAGCCGTAAACTTACTTGCCATCCCTTATTACAGTGGGCTTAACGCAATGTGGAATGCCTCTGGTTGGATCAAATTTCAATTTAAGGACATAGCCACCTTTATTTTGGCCGCAGGTTGTGGAACCTTTACTGTGCTTTATTTGTACACTATTTATTTTACCAAGTTGGAAATAAAATCCGGCAGGTTTTCAAAAAATTCCAACTATATCCTAAGCGTTTTAATGATGCTTTTACTCGTAATTACTTTAATCCGGATTTTGTATACCTAA
- a CDS encoding MGMT family protein, translating to MNPENTNFFQKVYVVVREIPYGRVTSYGAIAKYLGMARSARMVGWAMNSAHNMEDVPAHRVVNRKGLLTGKHHFDGTNLMQQLLENEGIIIVDNQIVEFEKFFWDPWKELQ from the coding sequence ATGAATCCCGAAAACACCAACTTTTTCCAAAAAGTGTATGTCGTAGTCCGGGAGATACCCTATGGGCGCGTGACATCCTACGGCGCCATTGCCAAATATTTAGGTATGGCAAGGAGTGCACGGATGGTAGGTTGGGCTATGAACAGCGCCCATAATATGGAGGATGTCCCCGCACATCGGGTGGTAAACCGCAAGGGTCTATTAACTGGGAAACATCACTTTGATGGGACTAATTTGATGCAGCAATTACTGGAAAATGAGGGGATTATAATAGTAGACAATCAAATTGTGGAGTTTGAAAAATTCTTCTGGGACCCCTGGAAGGAGTTGCAATAG
- a CDS encoding Mrp/NBP35 family ATP-binding protein, whose amino-acid sequence MKLDKNDIRKALENITVPGEGQNMVESGALKNIMVFGDEVVVDITIANPSLQARKKTEVEILKIIHSEVYQKAKITVNVKVETPAKAKAEVNEIKGKAIPGIKNIIAVASGKGGVGKSTITANLAVTLAKMGFKVGLLDADIYGPSMPIMFDVALEKPLSVNIDGKSKMKPVENYGVKILSIGFFTQPNQAVIWRGPMAAKALNQMIFDAHWGELDFMLLDLPPGTGDIHLSIMQSLPITGVVVVSTPQEVALADARKGVAMFQQESINVPVLGIIENMAYFTPDELPNNKYYIFGKEGAKHLAEDLKVPFLGEIPLVQSVREAGDLGRPAAMQTATPIESAFEEITKNVVREVVGRNKGLPPTEAIKITTMAGCSAVKKK is encoded by the coding sequence ATGAAATTAGACAAGAACGATATAAGGAAGGCACTGGAGAATATCACGGTTCCAGGAGAGGGCCAAAACATGGTTGAAAGTGGTGCATTAAAAAATATAATGGTGTTTGGTGATGAGGTGGTGGTAGATATTACTATTGCCAACCCTAGCTTGCAGGCCCGAAAGAAAACGGAGGTGGAAATTTTAAAAATTATCCATTCCGAAGTTTACCAAAAGGCTAAAATAACCGTTAATGTAAAGGTTGAGACCCCTGCCAAAGCCAAAGCCGAGGTAAACGAAATTAAAGGGAAGGCTATTCCCGGGATCAAAAATATTATTGCCGTCGCATCTGGTAAAGGAGGGGTAGGTAAATCTACCATTACAGCAAACTTAGCGGTTACCTTGGCGAAAATGGGATTTAAGGTAGGTTTGTTGGATGCTGATATATATGGTCCTTCCATGCCTATCATGTTCGACGTTGCTTTGGAAAAGCCCCTATCAGTTAATATTGACGGGAAATCTAAGATGAAACCCGTGGAGAATTATGGGGTAAAAATCCTTTCTATAGGATTCTTTACTCAACCTAACCAAGCGGTAATTTGGCGAGGCCCAATGGCGGCGAAAGCCCTTAATCAAATGATTTTTGATGCCCATTGGGGAGAGTTGGACTTTATGTTGCTCGATTTGCCTCCGGGTACAGGAGATATACATTTGAGTATAATGCAGTCGTTGCCCATCACGGGTGTGGTAGTAGTGAGCACTCCCCAAGAGGTGGCTTTGGCCGATGCTAGGAAAGGGGTTGCCATGTTCCAACAAGAGTCCATTAACGTTCCGGTTTTGGGGATAATAGAAAATATGGCCTATTTCACTCCTGATGAATTGCCAAACAATAAATATTATATCTTTGGTAAGGAAGGTGCCAAGCATTTGGCAGAAGATCTAAAAGTGCCATTCTTGGGAGAAATTCCTTTGGTGCAGAGTGTTAGGGAAGCTGGGGATTTAGGAAGGCCAGCAGCAATGCAAACTGCTACACCGATAGAGAGCGCATTTGAGGAAATCACCAAAAATGTGGTTAGGGAAGTAGTAGGAAGGAACAAGGGCTTACCGCCTACGGAAGCTATTAAAATAACTACAATGGCGGGTTGTTCGGCTGTTAAAAAGAAGTAA
- a CDS encoding NifU family protein, with product MTSIELKNNVEKALDEIRPFLQSDGGDISLISIDNDTSVKVRLEGACVGCTVNQMTLKTGVEMTIKKYAPQILEVINVE from the coding sequence ATGACATCTATTGAACTAAAGAATAATGTAGAAAAGGCCCTGGATGAAATCCGACCTTTTTTACAAAGTGATGGAGGGGATATTTCCCTTATTTCCATCGATAACGATACTTCTGTAAAAGTTAGATTGGAAGGGGCATGTGTGGGCTGTACAGTAAACCAAATGACCCTTAAAACCGGTGTAGAAATGACCATAAAAAAATATGCGCCTCAGATACTAGAAGTGATTAATGTGGAGTGA
- a CDS encoding NAD(P)/FAD-dependent oxidoreductase, translating to MIKTDILIIGAGPTGLFAVFEAGLLQLKCHLIDALPQAGGQCSEIYPKKPIYDIPGFPEVLAGDLVNNLMEQIKPFQPGFTLGERANTIEKLEDGTFVVTTNKGTKHNAPVIAIAGGLGSFEPRKPLINNLNAFEDKGVSYFIKDPEVFRDKRVLISGGGDSALDWSIFLADVASEVTLVHRRNEFRGALDSVEKVQTLKNLGRIKLITPAEVVGLKGTDTLEAVVIQKSGDIDEEIIHEVDHFIPLFGLSPKLGPIGDWGLEIEKNAIKVDTFDYQTNIPGIYAIGDVNTYPGKLKLILCGFHEATLMCQSAYQRIFPDKKYVMKYTTVGGVSGFDGSKKEAPKAVVKTII from the coding sequence ATGATTAAAACAGATATTCTAATAATTGGTGCTGGTCCTACTGGCCTTTTTGCTGTTTTTGAAGCAGGCCTATTACAGTTAAAGTGCCACCTTATAGACGCTCTGCCGCAGGCAGGGGGACAGTGTTCGGAGATTTATCCTAAAAAACCCATTTATGATATTCCTGGGTTTCCTGAAGTATTGGCAGGAGATCTCGTGAATAATTTAATGGAACAGATTAAGCCGTTTCAACCAGGTTTTACCCTTGGGGAACGCGCTAATACCATAGAGAAATTGGAAGATGGGACTTTTGTAGTTACTACTAATAAGGGGACCAAGCACAATGCACCAGTAATTGCCATAGCAGGTGGTTTGGGGAGCTTCGAGCCAAGAAAACCCCTGATAAACAATTTAAATGCTTTTGAGGATAAGGGCGTTTCCTATTTTATAAAGGACCCAGAGGTTTTTCGCGATAAAAGAGTCCTGATCTCAGGGGGAGGAGATTCTGCCTTGGATTGGAGTATTTTTTTGGCCGATGTGGCTTCGGAGGTAACCTTGGTACATAGGAGAAATGAATTTAGGGGAGCTTTGGATTCCGTTGAGAAAGTCCAGACCCTTAAAAACCTTGGTCGTATTAAACTAATTACCCCTGCAGAAGTGGTAGGATTAAAGGGAACCGACACCCTAGAGGCGGTTGTGATTCAAAAATCGGGAGATATTGATGAGGAAATCATACACGAAGTAGACCATTTTATCCCCTTGTTCGGGCTTTCCCCAAAATTAGGTCCAATAGGAGATTGGGGACTGGAAATCGAGAAAAATGCCATTAAAGTGGATACTTTTGATTATCAGACCAATATACCTGGCATATACGCCATCGGAGATGTAAATACCTATCCTGGAAAATTAAAGTTGATCCTATGTGGTTTTCACGAGGCAACCTTAATGTGCCAAAGTGCCTATCAGCGTATTTTTCCAGATAAAAAATACGTTATGAAATATACAACTGTAGGCGGTGTTTCCGGTTTTGACGGAAGTAAGAAAGAAGCTCCCAAAGCGGTGGTAAAAACCATAATTTAA
- a CDS encoding 2Fe-2S iron-sulfur cluster-binding protein, with protein MSDIKIKIKDRDGVLHEVDAPTDMNMNLMEIVRSYELAPEGTIGICGGMAMCASCQCYVESDHPLPEMSDDEDAMLAEAFHVKNNSRLGCQIQMTEDLEGLEVTLAPES; from the coding sequence ATGAGCGATATAAAAATAAAAATTAAGGATAGGGACGGAGTATTGCACGAAGTTGATGCCCCAACGGATATGAATATGAACCTTATGGAGATCGTACGTTCTTACGAACTTGCTCCTGAGGGCACTATTGGGATATGTGGAGGAATGGCCATGTGTGCCTCTTGCCAGTGTTATGTGGAATCTGACCATCCGCTTCCGGAAATGTCCGATGATGAAGACGCTATGTTGGCGGAAGCATTTCACGTGAAGAATAACAGCCGTTTAGGCTGTCAAATTCAAATGACTGAAGATTTAGAGGGTCTAGAAGTTACTCTGGCACCGGAAAGCTAA